The Bacteroidota bacterium nucleotide sequence ATCGCACCGCCGACAAGATCATTCCCCTCATAGAAAACAACCGATTGCCCCGGGGTCATTGCCCGCTTCGGCGAGTCAAAGTCAACCCGAACAACCCCCTCACCGTCTCCTTCCCCGTCAATCTGGGTCACGAGCGCCGCCTCGTCTGTATCTTTATAGCGGATCTTCACCGTCAGCCGCTTTCCGGCACGGAGATGGGCGTACTTGATCAGGTTCAGTTTCTTTGCGGTCAGAGCAGTGTGCAGTAGATCTTTGTCATGCCCGACGGTGATGACATTGTCTTTGTAATTGATCGCGGTGACATAAACCGGATCGGGAAACGCAACGCCCACCCCCTTCCGCTGTCCGATCGTGTAGAAAGGAAAGCCCCGATGCTTTCCGACAACCTTGCCGTCCAAGACGACATCGCCGCCGGCGACCGATTCTTCCAGCTGAGGAAGCTTATGTTTAAGGAAGCGTTCGTAGTTATTGTCGGTAACAAAACAGATCTCATAGCTTTCCCCTTTCGCCGCCGTCTTGAGGCCGAAGCGTTCGGCAACGGCCCGCGACTCCGGTTTCGTCAGCTCGGACAGAGGAAAAATCGTTCGCCTCAACGAATCCTGCGTCAATCCCCACAAAGCGTATGACTGATCCTTTTGCTCATCTCTTCCGCGGGAAACGACATATCGCTGAGTCTGCTCGTCTTTTCGGACGCGCGCGTAGTGCCCGGTCGCGATGAAATCGGCGCCAAGCTTGAGACTCTTCCGGATCATCTCTTCCCATTTGATCTTCCTGTTGCAAATAACGCACGGGTTCGGCGTGCGCCCATGCAGGTATTCTTCGACAAAATTATCGATCACCGCTGCGCCAAACGCCTCAGAAAAATCGAGGACATAGTGGGGAAATCCGAGCTTCGCGGCGACCATCCGGGCATCGTTTATTCCGTCAAGCGAGCAGCAGCTTTTGTCGTTTTCGTCATTTCCGCCGACATCGTCGTAGTTAAAGGTCTTGATGGTAATGCCAATAACATTGTACCCCTGCTCGACCAGCAGAGCTGCGGCAGCAGACGAATCGACGCCGCCGCTCATTCCAACGACGACAGTTGTGTTCTTGTTCTGGGACATGGCAATACAATGTACAAAAAGATTCGTTGACTCCCAAACATGAACCAGTCGAGGTTGAGGAGGAACAACCCGTTAAAACGGCGATGGAGATCACAGGTCCACATCCAACTGAACCGTCACGCGATTATCCAGCGGAGCAGGCGTTCCGGCGCTATCGCTGATGACGCCAGGAATTTCCCCCCGGAAAGTCTCGCTGTATTTACAAGTAACCTCAAGACGGGACAGGAATTTCCATCCGGCGATGATGTACCATCGAATTCCTTTTCCATAAAGCGGAGGAAAAGAATATCCCCCGCGGACGTCATCTTCATATTCGTACACCCGCGAGTCATACGACTGTGTCTCAAAGAATACCATTCTCGAGGTACAAGTAAAGCCGGAACGGGGCGGAAACACATTAACATCGGTGAATATCAGCATCCCGTTTTCACGTGCGCGTGAAACGGAATAGGAGACCGTTGTCAGTTCGACACGCTGGGCGAGTGCAATCCATTTATTGATCGAAACGGAACACGATGCCCGGATGTTCTGCTGGTTTCGCTCTTCGAACATTTTAGCCTGAGTTTGCTCCGCAGTCCCGATGGTGTGTTCCTCCGTTTTACTGTTGTTTTTGAATTGGAAGGAGAAGGTCGTCGTTTTATCGGCTTCATCCTCGCATCGAACGACATATTCATCCCCCGATCTGGTGAACCCTGAGAGTGATGGGAATCCAAATTCATCAACGCTCATCGAAATTTTAAGCCGGCGGGATGCCTGGTACGCAATCCCCAGGAAGATTCCGTTCTCCCCATTGACAGCACCGTTTTGTTCACCGAAGCCGTATGCATGAGGATCGACATAATTATCAGAATAGGATCGAATTTGAGTCGACAGAGACAACCGATTGGACAACTGGCCGATGAAGCCGGCAACGCCGTTCCTGCTTTCAAACGAGTTGCCCGCGACCTCACCAAAGAGAGCATAGGACTCAAAAGCAAAATCTGCGTTCATGCCGAAAGCAGAAAAGCTTCTGCCCAAAAATGGGGACGGCGCCTGAAGTGCAACCTGTTTGTCGTATTGCTCTTCCAATATCGAAAATCCGAAACTGCTTGTTCTTCCAACCCGAACGTTCGCGATGCCCCCCATCGCCGTTTCGTTCAGCGCATTTTTTTTCTCGATCTCGGCCGGCGAACGAAAAAGGCCCGAGGTAAAGAGGCTCGTCACTGATCCTGCAGAATCAACGGTCCCTGCTACAGCCTTCCGCGAACAAAAGAACGTCAATGCAGCCGGATACAATTCCAAGATCGCAGCGGCTCCCTGGAAGTAATGATATTCATCCGTGGCAAGGTGAGGAACAACCGATCTTCCCACTTCCTTGATCTGGGACACAACATTTCCCCCTTTTGAGGACGATCGAGGACTTGAGTAGACCAGGCCCTGCCCGCTGTTGAGCGTAAAATCGCCGGCAACAAATTTTTTCAGAACTCCGCCGTTGTCGAGTCCGACATATCCGCTGACGAAACCGGCGCTCAACGGTTCGCCGGCATCTTTATCGACAAGCACTCCCCCGCTCCATCGCGGTGTGGAGAGCGTCAAACGCGTATACGCTGCAACGGGGCTTCCTAAATATTCGCCGTCGCGGAATTCTTTGGGAGGATGGATTTCCATGAGTCCACGGGAACGGAACGATGCTTGGACGATACTGTCGCCGCCGGCCGCAGCGCTCGCCGGCGCTTTGGCGGGAGAAAATTTAATAAATGGCAATATGCGCGATACGATTTTTTCATCGATGCCGGGAAGTGACACCAAATCCGATAACGAAATGCTTCCCGCAGAATCCCGGAGAAATAGTATTTTCAACGCCATCGCTTCGGGAAGGAACGGGATCTCGGTCAATTCCATAAATGAAGCAGTGTTGACATCGACCGGATTCATCCGATAGAAGTCCAATTCATCCATCGTGGCGGATTTTCCCCCTCCGTCATCGATAGAGTTTTCCATTTGTGCTTCAAAATCCTCCGACGGTGGTTGATGATCACTAAGCTCTTGAGAAAATAATACCCCCGAAAGCAGCAGCATGCTGCACAGAATACTCCCCTTCATAATTCCCCCTTTTTTACAAGCTGAACGAAAGGCCTATCGTGTGAGTCAAACCGAGATCAGCATGTGTCGCCATACTGTACCGTACGGACAACGACATATAGTTGATGCCGATGCCGGCATAATATCTTGAAGGATCGCTCGAGACTCCAACCTGAAAATCGATGATGTCGATAGGCGAGAATTTGACTCCCGTTCGAACCGAGAGCGGATACATGACGTCTTTGATCATGGTAAACGACACGCTTGCAGTCGAAAGAAATTGGCACGTTATTCCGGTGAGGTACCATTGCGGAAGGAGCTCCTTCTCCCGGCCGATCGACGGCCTGTTGATATTCAACAACGAAACGCCCCAACGAATATCGTCGGACATCTGAACCGAAACGGCGAGGTCTATTCCAACCGCGGCCGCATCCCCGTATCCTTCGATCCTCAGGTGATTGTAATTGATGTTGCACCCTCCGGAAATTATGCCGAACGATCTTGCAAAGACCGCCGTTGCGGTCAATTCCTTGTATAAAGAATAACCTGTGCTCGTCACCGCGTACCCGGTTTCGAACCATTCCGTCGGCACAGCAATAGCCAGACCTCCGTTCGATAATTGAGGGAGGTCGAAGGGAGAGGGAGAATAGAACACGGATGCATGAAGTGACTGAATCGACGCTGCGGCAGATGGGTTCAGCATGAAGAAGTCGACGTCTCCGGCGAACAGAGAAGACATCCCGTCTGCATAGACTGCCGGCGGTTCCGGCATTCGTTCGAAGCCGGCAAAGGAAAATGAGAACGCGGCAAAGGACAAGATCAACAACCGGCGGCAACGCACGCGATGGTGAGCAGGCTCTTCATGCTTGAACGGGTAATCGAAAGTGGTTATATTGCGGCAGAAATATTTTCCAAACAACGAAAAAAGGATTGCCATGCGTCCCCCCCTGATTGTCATGACAGTGATTATTGCGGTAGTATGTTTTGCAGAGACTGCGCTTGGGCAGATTGAAGCTCAGGTGACGGTGAATCTGGATCAGATCCAGGGATCAACCAGAGACATCCTTTCAAATTTCGGCCCCGACGTCCAGCGTTATATCAATTCAAACCGATGGTCTTCCGAAGACATCGGCAACGAAAAAATTCAGATTTCCCTTTCTATCTCGCTCACGGCGACAGCGACCGCAAACGTGTACGATGCTCAGGTATTCCTTGGAAGCTCGCGTCCGGTATACAAATCGGAGAAGAAATCAGCCATGTTGAGGCTGTTCGACGATTCATGGGAATTCACCTATGTCAAAAACCAGCCGTTGGTGCATGACGAAACCCGATTCGACCCTCTCACGAGTTTCATCAATTTCTACATGTATCTGGTCCTTGGCTACGATTTCGATTCGTACAGCCCGCCGCTCTCCGGAACGCAGTACTTTCAGCGCGCGATCACCATTTGCGGCCAAGCCCCGAGCGGCACGAAAGGCTGGGACCGTTCAACGACCACCTACAGCAAGTACTCCTTCATCGAAGAGTTGCTGAACTCAAAATACGAACCGCTCCGCGAAGGGATGTTCACGTACAATTATAGAGGGATCGATTACCTGATCGTGAAGCCCGATGCGGCATACAAAAATATCATCACGTTCATTCAAAACGTCGCTGATTTCAAACGGTCGGTCGACCCCAATTCCCTGATCCTGAAGGCGTTCTTCGATGCGAAGTACCAGGAACTTGCAGAAACTTTCAGAAATTATCAAGACAAAAGTATCTTACAGCTGCTTTCTTCGACCGACCCCAGCCATCAGAGCACGTACATGGGACTTAAGTAACGGATAAGAAAGGGGGAGGAATTTTTGCCGCAGAGGCCGCACAACGCATCGTCATATGCGGCCCACCTACTCCGAGAGAGTCACAGAGAGTATTGTGTCGCCGACCTGTATTTTGCCGACCACATCAAGGTCCTTTGTATAGGCAAAGATCGAGTACCGGCCGTCGAGATGCGGTGTCGGACAATGCGTGATGAAGAATTGCGACCCTTCCGTGTCTTTTCCTGCGCTTGCCATGCCTACAGCTCCCTCTGAATAGAGGGCATCGGGATGCACTTCAGTCCTGATCGCATAGCCCGGGCCGCCAAAACCGGTCCCCTGCGGATCTCCCCCCTGAATAACAAAATTCGGGACCACGCGATGGAAGATCAATCCGTCAAAGAAATGCTTTTTTGCCAATACGATGAAATTCAGCACTGTGTAAGGAGCCTCATCGGGGCGGAAGTCGATAGTGATAAGCCCTTTTGACGTAAGGATCGAGGCAGAGCGATAACGTTCCAACAGACCGAGATCTTCCTCTTTATAGAATTTTTTTGACTCCGGAGAAATCGCTGCAGAGGGGGCATAGTCTGTTCCAGTGATCTCGTGCAGCGCCCGTGCCGCAGCATCGCGAACGACTTTATCGTTATCCTGCAAGGATCTTTGGAGGAGCGGAATGGCTGCCTCAGCTTTCAATCCGGCAAAAACATTCATAAACTCCACCATCACTTCAACGTCTTCCGGAGTTGATAAACGCTGATACACCGTTACAAATTTGGTCAGACCCTGTGTCCTTATCTCCCTTCGAACGGCAGTATCTTCAAACGCCGAAGCCACTGAAAAAGAAACCGAAAGATCCCGCCTGGCCAAAAGCGGGAGAATTTTCTCCGTGAATTCCGCCTGAACCGCCGAGTCCTTGTTAACAATTACATTCTCGTATGATTGAACAGCAGCGCTTACGACGCGGGAGTCGCTTTGCCGCAGTTCATTCTGCAATGCAGGAATTGCTTTCGCCGATCTTGTTTCACCCAACGCTGAAATTATCTTCGCGCGGAACAAGGGCTCTGTCTTGAGATAATTGCACAGCAATGAAACGGACCTTTCTTTTAAAACAGCCGCAAAAAGGAGAGCTGCTTCCCCCCTTTCCCTCCAGGTAAATTTGGTGGAATCAGTTACTATCGTGCGAAGATCGTCTGCTAGGTTGTTGGGCAGATATTTTTCAGGAAGGGAGCTCAAAAGCGAAAATGCGGTAAGCGCAACATGTTCGTTGTTGTCGGATACCAATGACAGCAACAATCGTGAAGCCCTTTCACCTTGGCTTTTCAAAGCTCTAACGCAATTGACGCGAACCCGCCAATCCGGATCATCGACCGCATGGCTAACAACGGCCGCTCTTGCTAGGGAATCGCTCGCCAGACTTAGCAATGAACCGGTCCACATTCTTGTTTCGGCTGAGGAATCATCCATTAATGGGATAAAGCGGGCGAGGTGGCGTGCCACTGAGGTAGAATCGGCAATACGCATCAGGGCATAAACGGCCATTGGACGGGATTCAGAATTGCCGATCAAACTTGCGGCATACTCGGTTGCGAGCGAATCCTTGATCCTTCTGATCGCAAATCTTGCGATAGAAAGGGCAACAGAGCGCTGGATGCGTCCTGGAAGCCTCGGGGCAATAGCAATCAACGTTTTGAGGTCTTCACCGTTTCCGCATTTGGCAAGTGCGTCGATCTCCTCCTGCGCAGACATAGCGTCAGCGTCGAGCGGAATTCTTCTGATCAAGTATTTGGCGGCTTCCTGACGGCCAGTCTGACCGAGTGCGAATGCTACGCTGCGGCGAACCATCGGGATTGAATCGTCCAACATTGGGAGGAGTACTGGGATCGAGGACGAGTCTTGAATATTGGCCAATGCCAGGGCGGCACGGGATCGTTCAATGGGGTTCGACGAATGAAGATAAGCATACAGCTTTCCATCAGCGACGTTGCGTGCATTCTGGAGTTCCGTAATGCTATCGATAGTCTGCGCCCCGATCATGCGATAGGAACCGAGCAGCAGGATAAAGAATTCAACAAATATATGAAGCTTTTTCATGGATGCGGTTCTAAAAAGGACTCCCTTCATAAACTTTCTGCGGGAGAGAAAGGCTGTTAGACCTCGCGGGCAAACTCTCATTAACCCTGGCTGTGTTCGTTCCCAACGAGACGTTGGGAACGAGGTGAAGAACAAGGCGAAGAGACCTATCTCGGGAGACAGATCGAGATGGAAAGTCGATATCTCACACTTCAATCAGCAGCTGCCGGCCGATCAAAAATACGGCCTTACCCTGTATTTAACGCCAAGAACATCTTCGACGTATTTCTTCGCCCCTTCAAGGTCCACTTCTTCAATACCGACAACACTCATCACGACCTCGGGGACGTATTTTTTTGCTTCGCGTGCAAAATCCACCATTGCAGCGTGATTCTTTTCTCCGTTGATCCTCATGAGCTCGCCATATTGAAGCGGATCGACCGAGTTAAGACTGATCGATACCGTATCAATGACTCCCTTGAGCTCGGGAGCGATATTTCTTTTGTTTATCAAACTCCCGTGGCCGTCGGTATTGAGACGAGTCTTGCCGCCGTTGGCTTTCACCCAGGAGCCGATCTCTTTTACCGCATCGAAGCGGATCGTCGGCTCTCCGTAACCGCAGAAAACGACCTCGTCGTAGGATTTCGGGTCCTTAATGCCGGAAATAATTTCCTGGACGGTCGGCTCGCGGGTGATTTTCAAATTGTGCCCTTTGACGACGGCCTCCCCTTTCCTGTCGCAAAAGACGCAATCGGCATCGCACCGGATCGTCAGGTTAATATAGAGGGAGCGCCCCAATGAATACGTGAACACCGGTTCGCCGAGAGAACCTATATTAAAAAGGCGTTTGGCATTGTACGTTGTTGTGCGGGCAACGTCGGCTTCGGTCGCCGAACAGACCTCCGCGACTTTTTTTCCGATGAGAGGAACGTACATCGGTTCATTGCGCTTCCCCCGGTGAGGAGCGGGGGTGAGGTACGGCGAATCGGTCTCGAGCATAATGTGGTCATAACCGATCGCCTTCAGGGTTTCAGCCGCGGAAGAATTTTTGAACGTCACGATCCCGGGATAGGAGACCAGGAATCCCATTCGCAAAAGTTTTCGCGCGGTCGATGCGTCGCCGGAGAAACAATGAAAGACCCCTTTCGGAGCGGGGAAGCGGCTGTTCGGCGTTGCTTGCTGGCTTCTCCAATATTCGTTCCCCTGAATCATTTCCGCCGCCATCGATACGGCATCATCCATCGAATCCCTCGTATGCACGACGATCGGAAGATTTCGCCGGATCGCGATCTCGATCTGGGCCTTAAACATCCGCTGCTGCTTTTCCCTCGGCGTCGTGTCGTAATAGTAATCAAGGCCTATCTCACCGATCGCCACGACTTTTCTGTGCTCGCTCAATTTTTCAATTTCCTGGAGGCTGTTGTCGTCCGCCCCGTTCATATCCAGCGGATGGATGCCGACACAGACATAAATATTTTCATGCCGCTCGGACAACGCAATCGCCTCCTTGCTGGTTTCGACGTTAGTTGCAGGAACCACAAAGAACGCTACACCGGCGTCTTCCGCGCGGCGAATAACGTCTTCGATATCTTCCTTAAAATCGGGGTAGAATAAATGTGCGTGGGAATCTATGTACATGCGTTGTTCAATCGGTTAAAGGAGGAGAATTATGCATCCGCGTCATTCTTAAATTAGCAAAGCGGTGCTCTAATATCAAGCGGAGCGCCGTTCCAGGCGCCGTCAAATTCGACCATGCATGTTGAGAACGAAGCAGATCGGGTTCTCGGTGTCTTCACGCGAGAGACGCGTCACACACGCCGCTCCCAGACTGAGTTTGGGATCGAGAGTGTAAATTCTCGCGCTGTAACACTCCCTCCCCGCCTTGATTATGCTTCGTGCTTTGCGTAAATTGAAGGAGAAGGATGACATCATCCAGGAAAATCCTATGAAGACACTCATTGATGTTTTTACTGTGGCGCTCCCGCTTCTTTATTTCAGCACCGTCTGGGCGTACGCCAAGGCATTCTTCAAAGATTCTGCAGCCGCAAAACGAACAAAGACCCCTCTTCTTCTCGCAACACTTGCAGTCCATCTCTCCTATCTGCTGTTGCGCTCGGCATTCTTCAACCATCCGCCGATCACGACAATATTCGAGATCATGTCGATCATTGCGTTCTCGATCGGCGCGGCATACGCCGTCATCGAATTCCAGACGAAAGTCAAGAACACCGGATACTTCATTCTCATCCTTGCGTTCATCTTCCAGACGATTTCATCTTTCTTTATCGAAAACCTCTCGGAAGTAAAGCCCGTCCTGCGAAGCAGCCTGCTGGGCATCCATGTCTCCAGCGCGTTGCTCGGCTATGCTGCGATCGCGATTTCTGCCGTTTATGGATTTCTGTATTTAATGCTCTATCACCATATCAAGTCGAGCCGCTTCGGGGTGATCTATACCAAACTCCCGAACCTGGAAACGCTCGAAAAGATGTCGATCCTTTCGATCATATTCGGCTTCTCGTTTCTGACCGTTGCGATCGCCGTGGGACTCATATGGCTGCCGCGCGCCTTTGATCATTTCTCATATTTCGACCCGAAGTTGATCGGCACGGTGTTCATCTGGGCGATGTACGGCGCCGGGCTGGGGGCAAAAAAAACGATCGGCTGGCAAGGAAGAAAAATCATGATCCTGTCGATCATCGCGTTTGCAGTTTCTTTTTTCTCGCTGACGATCATCAACGTCTATTTCAGCGCGTTCCATAAATTTTATTGACCCATCGCGTTCGCTCTGCTGCCGCTTTATGAATCTAATTGCTGTAGGAATTAATCACCGCACGGCTCCTCTTGAAGTCCGGGAGAAGCTGTGGATGTCGAGCGATGAAATACGGAAGGCCGTTGCCGACCTGAAAGGCAGACCGTTTTCCGAATGCTTTATCGTCTCCACGTGCAACCGGACGGAGTTGTACGGCATGTATAACTCCTCCGAAGGCGACAGCGAAAATCCCCCCGATGTTGACGACCTTAAAGACCGGCTGATAGCGTTTAAATCCGCCGGCAGTTCCGTCCATCGCGAACATCTGTACCACATGGTGTCGAGCAACGCGATCCGGCATTTGTTCAAAGTGGCATCGGGCATCGACTCGATGGTCATCGGGGATATTCAGATCCTCAGCCAGATCAAGGACGACTTCAACCTCGCCAGCGAAGAGAAGGCGACCGGACCGTTCCTTCACCGCCTCCTGCAATCGACGTACCATGTGGGCAAGCGGACGAGGACAGAAACGACGATCACCGAAGGGGCAGTATCGGTCAGCTATGCGGCGGTGGAACTTGCTAGCAAGATCTTCTCCGACCTCTCGAAAAAGACCGCCCTGCTCATCGGCGCCGGGGAAACCGGCGAATTGACCGCAAAACATCTGAACGGCCGCGGCATCGGCGGATTGTTCGTCGCGAACAGAACACGATCGAAGGCCGATGACCTGGTGGCTGCCCTCGGCGGCAAGGCGGTCGAATTCGATGCTCTCCAGCAAATGCTGGCCCACGTCGACATCGTTGTCTCATCGGTGACAAGCGATCATTATGTCATCACGAAGACCGACGTTCAGCGGGCGATGAAAGAGCGTTCTCATAAACCGCTGTTCATGATCGACATCGGCGTTCCGCGCAACATCGACCCTGCGGCGAACAACATCGAGAACGTTTTCCTGCACGACATGGACGGCATTTCGGCGATCATCGACGGCAATCTGCAAAAAAGGAGGTCCGAAATCCCGAGGGTCAATGAAATCGTCCTTGAGGAGTTGACCGAGTTCACCAACTGGTTTAATTCGCTCCAGGTCAATCCGACGATCCATGATCTGCGGACGCATTTCGAGCAGGTGCGGCAGGAGGAAGTTGAGAAGAACATCAACCGTTTTTCCGCGGAAGACCGGGAGCTGCTTGACCTTGTGACAAGACGGATCGTCAATAAGCTCCTTCATCTCCCGACCACGAATTTGAAAAACGGAAACGAAGAGAGCGACGAAGAAAAGCACAAAAAACTTCATATCGTCCGCTCCCTCTTCGGGCTGCATAAAGAACAGATGCCGAAAGAATGACATCCAGCAAGAACATTATCATCGGAACGCGCGGGAGCGACCTCGCTCTCTGGCAATCGACATGGGTCGCGAAAGAGCTCCGGCGGATCCATCCATCGATCACGATCGAGACGACGGTCATCAAAACGACCGGCGACAAGATTCTCGATTCACCTCTTTCGAAGATCGGCGATAAGGGGCTTTTCACGAAGGAAATTGAGAGCGCCCTTCTTGAGAGATCGATCGACCTTGCCGTTCACAGCCTCAAGGACGTTCCGACGAATCTTGCCGAGGGGTTGGCGATCGGAGCAATTTCCGAGCGCGAAGACGTCCGCGATGTCTTCATTTCCCATCCCAGGAAAAAATATCCCTCATTTGACGCCGTGCCGAAAAACGGGTCGATCGCGACCGGCAGCCTTCGCCGAAGGTCCCAGCTGCTCGCCATGCGGCCCGACCTGCGCATCATCGACATTCGCGGAAACTTGAAAACCCGCAGGACGAAACTCGAGGAATCCCAGTGGGACGGCATGCTGCTTGCCAAGGCGGGAGTTACACGGCTCGGATGGGGGGAGATCATTTCTGAGGTGCTGCCGCCGACGACCATTCTTCCGGCGGTCGGCCAGGGGGCTCTTGCGGTCGAAATCCGAAAAGACGACGCATTCCTTGCGTCGGCCCTTGCGCCGTTGAATGATCTTCCAACCGCCCAATCGACCGCCGGAGAGCGGGCGTTGCTCCGGCATCTCGAGGGAGGATGCCAGATTCCGATCGGCACGTACGGAAGAATCGAGTCGGGACGATTCGTTCTTGACGCAGTGGTCGGAAGCATCGACGGGAAAAAGGTCGTCCGCGGAACGATCAGCGGCGACCCCGGCGATTCGGAAAGGCTTGGGATCTCGCTCGCGAAGGATTTGCTTCACAGGGGAGCCGACGAGATCCTGAAGGAAATCAGAACGGCGGGAAGCTGAGATCAAATGGCAGAACAACCGACACAGGCGGCGGCTCAACCTCATTCTCCCCTTCTCGGGAAGACAATTCTCGTCACGCGGGCGAAGGAACAGGCGGCGGAATTCGTCAAGCTGCTCGAGCAGCTTGGAGCTTCCGTGATGCTTTTTCCGACCATCCAGATCGTCCCGCCGAAATCCTGGGAGGAATGCGACAACGCCATCGCTCATATCGGCACCTACGATGCCATCGTTCTTACGAGCTCGAATGCCGCGGAAAATTTTTTCACACGCGTCCGGCTCGCCGATAACGGCACAGCAAAGCTGATCGCAGAAAAGACCGTCTATGCCGTCGGCGAAAAAACCAGGGAAGCGGCGGAAAAGCATAACATCCCCGTTGCCGCGATGCCAGCGGTCTCGGATGCGAAAAATCTTGCCATCACACTTTCACGGACCGATGTCAAAGGGAAGCGCTTCCTTTTCCCGAAGGGCAATCTCGCCGGGAAAGTCGTGACGTTTGCCCTTCAGGAACACGGTGCGACCGTCGACGAAGTGGTCGTGTATGAAACCATCCAGCCCTCGGAGACCGATGCCGAAGCGGTCAAACAAAGACTCCGGAAAAACGAGATCGATGTAGTGACATTTTTCAGCCCCTCGAGCGTGTCAAATTTCCTCGCATCAATTTCGGAAGAGCTCCTGGAGAACACAACGATCGCGGTCATCGGGCATACAACGGCCGCGGCGGCGAAGAATTTGTCCCTTCCGGTTCATGTCGTTGCGGAGCATGCCACATCAGCCAATTTTGTCGGGTCGATCGTCCGATACTATGAATAACACTGCCCTAAAAAAGAATATTCCGATTCATGCCAATCCTCCGAGGCTGAACGTTGGAGAATTTTGGACCGCCAGGCAGCGGCAGGCCTCATCGCTCCATGAAATTTCATACCGTGCATGTTTCAAGCCGCAATTGCCGCGCTATTTTATAGAGCGATTCAGCAGCGAGGGGGATGCCGTCTATGATCCGTTCATGGGGAGAGGAACGACGGTGATCGAAGCGGCGCTGTTAAAAAGAAACGTCATCGGCAACGATATCAATCCGCTGAGCACAATTCTTGTCGCGCCGCGGCTTGATATTCCGGAGATCAGCACAATAGAACGGCGCCTCGAAGAAATCGAATTTTCGAAAAGGGCAAAGGCCGATATCGATATTTCGATGTTCTTTCATCCGGAAACCGAAGCGGAAATCGTCTCCCTCCAACAATATTTGTTAAAGAAAGAAAAGGACGGGACGGAAGACTCCTCGGACAGGTGGATCCGAATGGTTGCGACGAACCGGCTGACCGGACA carries:
- a CDS encoding uroporphyrinogen-III synthase, producing MAEQPTQAAAQPHSPLLGKTILVTRAKEQAAEFVKLLEQLGASVMLFPTIQIVPPKSWEECDNAIAHIGTYDAIVLTSSNAAENFFTRVRLADNGTAKLIAEKTVYAVGEKTREAAEKHNIPVAAMPAVSDAKNLAITLSRTDVKGKRFLFPKGNLAGKVVTFALQEHGATVDEVVVYETIQPSETDAEAVKQRLRKNEIDVVTFFSPSSVSNFLASISEELLENTTIAVIGHTTAAAAKNLSLPVHVVAEHATSANFVGSIVRYYE
- the hemA gene encoding glutamyl-tRNA reductase, which codes for MNLIAVGINHRTAPLEVREKLWMSSDEIRKAVADLKGRPFSECFIVSTCNRTELYGMYNSSEGDSENPPDVDDLKDRLIAFKSAGSSVHREHLYHMVSSNAIRHLFKVASGIDSMVIGDIQILSQIKDDFNLASEEKATGPFLHRLLQSTYHVGKRTRTETTITEGAVSVSYAAVELASKIFSDLSKKTALLIGAGETGELTAKHLNGRGIGGLFVANRTRSKADDLVAALGGKAVEFDALQQMLAHVDIVVSSVTSDHYVITKTDVQRAMKERSHKPLFMIDIGVPRNIDPAANNIENVFLHDMDGISAIIDGNLQKRRSEIPRVNEIVLEELTEFTNWFNSLQVNPTIHDLRTHFEQVRQEEVEKNINRFSAEDRELLDLVTRRIVNKLLHLPTTNLKNGNEESDEEKHKKLHIVRSLFGLHKEQMPKE
- the hemC gene encoding hydroxymethylbilane synthase; protein product: MTSSKNIIIGTRGSDLALWQSTWVAKELRRIHPSITIETTVIKTTGDKILDSPLSKIGDKGLFTKEIESALLERSIDLAVHSLKDVPTNLAEGLAIGAISEREDVRDVFISHPRKKYPSFDAVPKNGSIATGSLRRRSQLLAMRPDLRIIDIRGNLKTRRTKLEESQWDGMLLAKAGVTRLGWGEIISEVLPPTTILPAVGQGALAVEIRKDDAFLASALAPLNDLPTAQSTAGERALLRHLEGGCQIPIGTYGRIESGRFVLDAVVGSIDGKKVVRGTISGDPGDSERLGISLAKDLLHRGADEILKEIRTAGS
- the ccsA gene encoding cytochrome c biogenesis protein CcsA — encoded protein: MKTLIDVFTVALPLLYFSTVWAYAKAFFKDSAAAKRTKTPLLLATLAVHLSYLLLRSAFFNHPPITTIFEIMSIIAFSIGAAYAVIEFQTKVKNTGYFILILAFIFQTISSFFIENLSEVKPVLRSSLLGIHVSSALLGYAAIAISAVYGFLYLMLYHHIKSSRFGVIYTKLPNLETLEKMSILSIIFGFSFLTVAIAVGLIWLPRAFDHFSYFDPKLIGTVFIWAMYGAGLGAKKTIGWQGRKIMILSIIAFAVSFFSLTIINVYFSAFHKFY